The following are encoded together in the Ralstonia insidiosa genome:
- a CDS encoding acyl-CoA thioesterase/BAAT N-terminal domain-containing protein, protein MGNLELNATPADDLIDVQRRIVVTGLPPGAQVGIVAQTRRGTGVLWHSRAAFVADAQGTVDLTRDAPVSGDYTGISAMGLIWSQRPEDDKAREVFPQPVTEPLTTTLTATANGESIHASFVQRLAAPGVTRHEVRDEGLVGTLYLPDAYAHPGPRPAVLILNGSGGGINEPRAALYASHGYAAFALAYFKAPGLSDYISNTPLEYFERALAWLRKRVEPLHDFVAVSGQSRGGELALLLGATFPEAVSAVIGYVPGAVVHSAQNAADPAIGREGPTWLYRGQPLPHLWEGNRTATWAPFDEGPAPHRHERAIRTALQDADAVARARIRIERARGPVLLLSATDDGSWPSGDYSRMVTAKLAEVRHPYPVQHFDYEGAGHAIVFPYVPTTQLVYAHPVSGRISTGGGEPRANARADAQSWSAVRRFLASAVAARGASVPDSRSLSTMDFTPAQDVVDQVAGLDDGSTTHALRHAREKVATATQGSYDALFDTALPGLTLGERLLVALYACRLTPATELAEHYRARLAETPVDATALQAVDQGELEALTDPRLHAILTFTRTLIERPIEGDRAALQKLPAAGLATADVVTLAQLIAFLSYQTRLVAGLRALNAAAGTNASATSTETAA, encoded by the coding sequence TTGGGAAACTTAGAGCTCAACGCCACACCGGCGGATGACCTGATCGACGTGCAGCGCCGCATTGTCGTGACAGGGCTGCCGCCCGGCGCGCAGGTCGGCATCGTCGCGCAAACGCGCCGTGGCACTGGTGTGTTGTGGCACAGCCGCGCCGCCTTCGTTGCGGATGCGCAAGGCACCGTTGACCTGACGCGCGATGCGCCCGTCTCCGGGGACTACACCGGCATCAGCGCCATGGGCCTGATCTGGAGCCAGCGCCCGGAAGACGACAAGGCACGCGAGGTGTTCCCGCAGCCGGTGACCGAGCCGCTGACGACCACGCTCACAGCCACCGCAAACGGCGAGTCGATCCATGCGAGCTTCGTGCAGCGGTTGGCTGCGCCCGGCGTCACGCGCCATGAAGTACGCGACGAGGGTCTGGTCGGCACGCTGTACTTGCCCGATGCATATGCCCACCCCGGCCCGCGCCCGGCAGTGCTGATCCTCAATGGCTCGGGCGGTGGCATCAATGAGCCGCGCGCGGCGCTGTACGCCTCACACGGCTATGCGGCGTTTGCGCTGGCCTACTTCAAGGCGCCGGGGCTGTCGGACTACATCTCCAACACGCCGCTGGAGTATTTCGAGCGCGCACTTGCGTGGCTGCGCAAGCGTGTTGAACCACTGCATGATTTCGTGGCGGTGAGCGGCCAGTCGCGCGGTGGCGAGCTGGCATTGCTGTTGGGTGCGACGTTTCCAGAAGCCGTGTCCGCCGTGATCGGCTATGTGCCTGGCGCAGTCGTGCACAGCGCGCAGAATGCCGCCGACCCCGCCATCGGCCGTGAAGGCCCGACGTGGCTGTATCGCGGCCAGCCGCTGCCGCACCTGTGGGAGGGCAACCGCACCGCCACGTGGGCACCGTTCGACGAAGGTCCGGCACCGCACCGGCACGAACGCGCCATCCGCACCGCACTGCAGGATGCCGATGCCGTCGCCCGTGCACGCATCCGCATCGAACGCGCGCGCGGGCCGGTGCTGCTGCTCTCCGCCACTGACGATGGCTCGTGGCCCTCGGGCGATTACTCCCGCATGGTCACCGCCAAGCTGGCCGAGGTACGTCACCCCTACCCCGTGCAGCACTTCGACTACGAAGGCGCCGGCCACGCCATCGTCTTCCCCTACGTGCCGACCACGCAGCTCGTGTATGCGCACCCGGTGTCGGGTCGCATCAGCACCGGCGGCGGCGAACCACGCGCCAACGCTCGTGCCGACGCGCAGTCGTGGTCCGCTGTACGTCGCTTTCTCGCCAGCGCGGTGGCTGCGCGCGGCGCCTCCGTACCCGATTCCCGGAGCCTCTCAACAATGGATTTCACGCCCGCTCAAGATGTGGTCGATCAGGTTGCTGGCCTGGACGACGGCAGCACCACGCACGCGCTGCGTCACGCCCGCGAGAAGGTGGCGACCGCCACCCAAGGCAGCTACGATGCCCTGTTCGACACAGCCCTGCCCGGCCTCACGCTTGGCGAACGCCTGCTGGTGGCGCTCTACGCCTGCCGTTTGACGCCTGCCACTGAACTGGCCGAGCACTACCGCGCGCGGCTGGCGGAAACGCCGGTCGACGCCACGGCATTGCAAGCGGTCGACCAGGGTGAACTGGAAGCACTGACTGACCCGCGTTTGCACGCCATCCTCACCTTCACGCGCACGCTCATCGAGCGCCCCATCGAAGGCGATCGCGCAGCATTGCAGAAGCTGCCTGCCGCCGGGCTGGCCACGGCGGATGTTGTCACGCTCGCACAACTGATTGCGTTCCTGTCGTACCAAACACGGTTGGTGGCTGGTCTGCGTGCGCTCAACGCGGCCGCTGGCACCAACGCATCCGCAACGTCCACGGAGACCGCAGCATGA
- a CDS encoding peroxidase-related enzyme, translating into MTEIIRAYGFTNESLEWKAWLDVVDLDRATPEQIAVLEESHPKAKTSDYYRFLVHQPEILRQRSAAFNAIMYAPGGLSRAERELASAVVSRVNGCVYCASVHAQRFEQLAKRNDVIKQVFEDPHTAGTNARERAIALFSIDLTLRPGDVRAEDLQPLKAAGLTDAEILDLIHAVAIFAWANRLMLNLGEPVFPEAA; encoded by the coding sequence ATGACCGAGATCATCCGCGCCTACGGCTTCACCAATGAATCGCTGGAGTGGAAGGCATGGCTCGATGTGGTCGACCTCGACCGCGCCACGCCCGAGCAGATCGCCGTGCTGGAAGAGAGCCACCCGAAGGCGAAGACATCGGATTACTACCGCTTTCTCGTCCACCAGCCGGAGATTCTGCGGCAGCGATCAGCAGCGTTCAACGCGATCATGTACGCACCAGGCGGCCTGTCGCGCGCCGAGCGCGAACTCGCCAGCGCCGTGGTATCGCGCGTGAACGGCTGTGTGTACTGCGCGTCCGTGCACGCACAGCGGTTCGAGCAGCTCGCCAAGCGCAACGACGTGATCAAGCAGGTTTTCGAAGACCCGCACACCGCCGGCACGAACGCGCGTGAGCGTGCCATCGCGTTGTTCTCCATCGACCTGACGCTGCGCCCCGGTGACGTACGTGCCGAAGACCTGCAACCGCTCAAGGCCGCTGGTCTGACGGATGCGGAGATTCTCGACCTCATCCACGCTGTGGCGATCTTCGCGTGGGCGAATCGGCTGATGCTGAACCTGGGGGAACCGGTGTTTCCAGAAGCGGCCTGA
- a CDS encoding ABC transporter ATP-binding protein encodes MSASASSNPLTLEVRNLRTHFFTRDGVLPAVDDVSFSLERGRILGLVGESGSGKSVTGFSIMGLVDPPGRVVGGEILYQGRDLTKLPARELRKLQGNRIAMVFQDPMMTLNPVLRIDAQMIEAVRAHSSMSHTQAREHARDTLGLMGIPSPEERLRAYPHQLSGGMRQRVAIAIAMLHRPDLIIADEPTTALDVTIQAQILSEVQKLARQHGTALIWITHDLSVVAGLADEVAVMYAGRIVEHGPVDAVLDAPLHPYTMGLIDSLPSENRRGQRLRQIPGMTPNLLSLPAGCAFAARCPRASDACGVRPEITQPNPGRLVRCFHPGTLPAATREVA; translated from the coding sequence ATGAGCGCGTCTGCAAGTTCCAATCCATTGACGCTGGAAGTCCGCAACCTGCGCACGCATTTCTTCACACGCGACGGCGTACTGCCGGCGGTAGACGACGTGTCGTTCTCGCTGGAGCGCGGGCGCATCCTGGGGCTGGTCGGGGAGTCGGGCTCGGGCAAGTCGGTCACCGGTTTCTCGATCATGGGTCTGGTGGACCCGCCCGGCCGCGTGGTCGGCGGCGAGATCCTCTACCAGGGCCGCGACCTGACCAAGCTGCCTGCACGCGAACTGCGCAAACTGCAGGGCAACCGCATCGCCATGGTCTTTCAAGACCCGATGATGACGCTCAACCCGGTGCTGCGCATCGACGCCCAAATGATCGAGGCCGTGCGCGCGCACAGCAGCATGAGCCACACGCAGGCCCGTGAGCACGCACGTGACACGCTGGGGCTGATGGGCATTCCCAGCCCGGAAGAACGGCTGCGCGCGTATCCGCACCAGCTCTCTGGCGGCATGCGGCAGCGCGTGGCGATTGCCATTGCGATGCTGCATCGGCCCGACCTGATCATTGCGGACGAGCCGACCACGGCGCTGGACGTGACCATCCAGGCGCAAATTCTGTCGGAAGTGCAGAAGCTCGCACGCCAGCACGGCACCGCGCTGATCTGGATCACGCATGACTTGTCCGTCGTTGCCGGCCTGGCCGATGAAGTGGCCGTGATGTATGCCGGCCGCATCGTCGAGCATGGCCCGGTGGACGCCGTGCTCGATGCGCCGCTGCACCCGTACACCATGGGCCTGATCGACAGCCTGCCCAGCGAAAACCGCCGCGGCCAGCGCCTGCGCCAGATTCCGGGCATGACGCCGAACCTGTTGTCGCTGCCGGCTGGCTGCGCGTTTGCTGCGCGTTGCCCGCGCGCATCCGATGCCTGCGGCGTACGCCCGGAGATCACCCAACCGAACCCTGGCCGCCTGGTGCGTTGCTTCCACCCCGGCACGCTGCCGGCAGCCACGCGGGAGGTCGCATGA
- a CDS encoding xanthine dehydrogenase family protein molybdopterin-binding subunit, with protein MNAKATKPPKVRKGRRRFLLGALAVGGALVVGWGVMPPRSRVGDPALFPEHGGEVALNGWIKITPEGNVILAMPRVEMGQGIHTALSMLAAEELDIPLARVSIETSPVERIYGNVVAMGDSSLPLHPDSADKTWARALHWVMAKSAREIGLIITGGSSSVADGWQPVREAAATARAALVEAAAREWNVPAAQISVREGQLIGPGGKQATFGDMAKTARTIAPPSNVVLKPASQYQLIGKPAPRNDLAAKTDGSARFSIDARPAGMLYAAVVMCPVFGGKLKTFQSKAALGMPGVRYVVPFEGAAGGAPGVAVVADHYWQARQALATVEPVWDNGPHATLDSAGIRQQLVSALDSDKGGFTYRSLGDGLKAFDKADGATLVEAEYTAPYLAHTAMEPINCTAQVTADGVHLWAPTQVATLAQLVAARAAGVSGDKVRIDIPLIGGGFGRRLESDFISQAVTIATKTEGKPVQVIWSREEDVRHDFYRPHAIARLKARVENGKITAIASRSAGQSILAGELDRLFGAPSAGIDRYTAEGLFDLPYEIEHEHIAHLAVDLPIPVGFWRSVGHSYNGFFMEGFLNDVAAAAKLDPLAMRRDLLKAHPRELKVLDTAAQAAGWGQLLPPAADGAPRARGIALHPSFGSVVAQVVEVSLKDGKPRVHRVVCAVDCGTVINPGIVAQQMESAVIFGLTAALYGRIDIKDGQVVQSNFPDYPALKMAEVPIIETHIVPSTAEPTGVGEVGVPPIAPAVAHAVAQLTGKPVRQLPMV; from the coding sequence ATGAACGCCAAGGCAACCAAGCCCCCGAAAGTACGTAAGGGCCGCCGCCGTTTCCTGCTGGGGGCGCTCGCTGTGGGTGGCGCGCTGGTGGTGGGCTGGGGCGTGATGCCGCCGCGCAGCCGCGTGGGGGATCCGGCGCTGTTTCCCGAACACGGGGGCGAGGTCGCCCTGAATGGGTGGATCAAGATCACCCCGGAGGGCAACGTCATCCTGGCCATGCCGCGCGTGGAGATGGGGCAGGGTATCCACACGGCACTGTCGATGCTGGCGGCGGAGGAGTTGGATATTCCGCTGGCGCGCGTGAGTATCGAGACCTCACCGGTCGAGCGCATCTACGGCAACGTGGTCGCCATGGGCGATAGCTCACTGCCGTTGCATCCGGACAGCGCCGACAAGACCTGGGCCCGCGCGCTGCACTGGGTCATGGCCAAGAGCGCGCGAGAGATCGGGCTCATCATCACCGGTGGCAGCAGCAGTGTGGCGGACGGCTGGCAGCCGGTGCGCGAAGCCGCCGCTACGGCCCGTGCTGCGCTGGTGGAAGCCGCCGCGCGCGAATGGAACGTACCCGCCGCGCAGATCAGCGTGCGCGAGGGCCAGTTGATCGGCCCGGGTGGCAAGCAGGCAACCTTTGGTGACATGGCGAAAACTGCGCGCACCATCGCGCCGCCATCCAACGTCGTACTCAAGCCGGCCTCGCAATACCAGTTGATCGGCAAGCCTGCGCCGCGCAATGATCTGGCCGCCAAGACGGATGGCAGCGCGCGCTTCTCCATCGATGCGCGTCCGGCAGGGATGCTGTACGCCGCCGTGGTGATGTGCCCGGTCTTTGGCGGCAAGCTCAAGACGTTCCAGTCGAAGGCGGCGCTCGGCATGCCGGGCGTGCGCTATGTGGTGCCGTTTGAAGGTGCGGCAGGCGGTGCGCCTGGCGTGGCCGTTGTGGCGGATCACTATTGGCAGGCGCGCCAGGCGCTGGCGACCGTTGAGCCCGTGTGGGACAACGGCCCGCACGCCACGCTCGATTCCGCGGGCATCCGCCAGCAGCTCGTCAGCGCGCTGGATAGCGACAAGGGTGGGTTCACCTACCGCTCGCTCGGCGATGGCCTGAAGGCTTTCGACAAGGCCGACGGCGCGACGCTTGTAGAAGCCGAATACACAGCACCGTATCTCGCGCACACGGCCATGGAGCCGATCAACTGCACGGCGCAGGTGACAGCGGACGGGGTGCACTTGTGGGCGCCCACGCAGGTCGCCACGCTGGCCCAACTGGTGGCGGCGCGTGCGGCTGGAGTGAGCGGCGACAAGGTCCGCATCGACATTCCGCTGATCGGCGGTGGCTTTGGGCGGCGGTTGGAGTCCGATTTCATCAGCCAGGCCGTCACCATTGCTACCAAAACTGAAGGCAAGCCGGTCCAGGTCATCTGGTCGCGCGAGGAAGATGTCCGGCACGACTTCTATCGCCCGCATGCCATTGCACGACTCAAAGCGCGTGTGGAGAACGGCAAGATCACGGCGATTGCCTCGCGCAGCGCCGGTCAGTCGATCCTGGCGGGGGAACTGGACCGCCTGTTCGGTGCGCCCTCCGCTGGCATCGACCGCTACACCGCCGAGGGGCTGTTCGACCTGCCGTACGAGATCGAGCACGAGCACATTGCGCATCTGGCGGTGGATCTGCCGATCCCGGTCGGGTTCTGGCGCAGCGTGGGGCACTCGTACAACGGATTCTTCATGGAGGGCTTCCTCAACGACGTGGCGGCGGCGGCCAAGCTGGATCCGCTGGCGATGCGGCGCGATCTGCTGAAGGCGCATCCGCGCGAACTGAAGGTGCTCGACACGGCAGCGCAGGCAGCAGGCTGGGGGCAGCTATTGCCGCCCGCAGCCGATGGCGCTCCGCGTGCACGTGGCATTGCGTTGCACCCCAGCTTCGGCTCGGTGGTGGCGCAGGTGGTGGAGGTGTCGTTGAAGGATGGCAAGCCGCGCGTGCACCGCGTTGTGTGTGCGGTGGATTGCGGTACGGTCATCAACCCGGGTATCGTCGCGCAGCAGATGGAAAGCGCGGTCATCTTCGGGTTGACGGCGGCGCTGTACGGGCGGATCGACATCAAGGATGGGCAGGTCGTGCAGTCGAACTTCCCTGACTACCCGGCGCTCAAGATGGCCGAGGTGCCCATCATCGAAACACACATCGTGCCGAGCACAGCGGAGCCCACCGGTGTGGGCGAGGTTGGCGTGCCGCCGATCGCCCCGGCGGTGGCGCATGCCGTGGCGCAGTTGACGGGCAAGCCGGTGCGGCAGCTACCGATGGTCTGA
- a CDS encoding ABC transporter ATP-binding protein, producing MSTPLVELKQVGKRFGDRKIGPVDGMLQRLGLAKPPAVVRAVDGIDLAIQPGEVVGLVGESGCGKSTLGRIAAGLMPPSDGEVRVDGKAVNTLSAEEARDARLKIQMIFQDPYASLNPRLRVEEIIGEAARVHGLTDRANFADYVAAQMQRAGLDPALRDRYPHQFSGGQRQRIGIARALAVQPSMLVCDEAVAALDVSIQAQILNLFMDLREQLNLTYLFISHDLGVVEHLSDRVVIMYLGRVVESAPAEEVFRRPNHPYTQTLLAEIPRLSARHKTFTAIQGEMPSPLNPPTGCHFHPRCPHAMPRCKTETPTLRGIAVNHISACHLNDIQ from the coding sequence ATGAGCACGCCGCTGGTAGAACTCAAGCAAGTCGGCAAACGCTTCGGCGATCGCAAGATCGGCCCAGTTGACGGCATGCTGCAGCGTCTGGGGCTCGCGAAGCCGCCCGCCGTAGTGCGCGCCGTTGATGGCATCGACCTGGCGATCCAGCCAGGTGAAGTCGTCGGGCTCGTTGGCGAATCAGGTTGCGGAAAATCCACGCTTGGCCGCATCGCCGCAGGGTTGATGCCGCCGTCTGACGGCGAGGTGCGCGTGGACGGCAAAGCCGTCAACACGCTCTCTGCTGAGGAGGCACGCGATGCCCGCCTGAAGATCCAGATGATCTTCCAGGACCCATACGCCAGCCTCAACCCGCGCCTGCGTGTGGAAGAAATCATCGGCGAGGCAGCGCGCGTGCACGGCCTGACCGACCGCGCCAATTTTGCCGACTACGTAGCCGCGCAGATGCAGCGCGCGGGCCTCGACCCTGCCCTGCGTGACCGCTATCCGCATCAGTTCAGCGGGGGGCAGCGTCAGCGCATCGGCATTGCACGCGCGCTGGCGGTGCAGCCGTCGATGCTTGTCTGCGACGAGGCGGTGGCAGCGCTGGACGTGTCCATCCAGGCGCAGATCCTGAACCTGTTCATGGACCTGCGCGAGCAGCTCAACCTGACGTACCTGTTCATCAGCCACGACCTGGGCGTGGTAGAGCACCTGTCAGACCGCGTGGTCATCATGTACCTGGGCCGCGTGGTGGAATCGGCGCCAGCGGAGGAAGTGTTCCGCCGTCCAAACCATCCGTACACGCAGACGCTGCTGGCGGAGATTCCACGCCTATCGGCCCGGCACAAGACGTTCACGGCCATCCAGGGCGAAATGCCCAGCCCGCTGAACCCGCCCACGGGCTGCCATTTCCACCCGCGCTGCCCGCACGCCATGCCCCGCTGCAAAACCGAAACGCCGACGCTGCGCGGCATTGCGGTCAACCACATCAGCGCCTGTCATTTGAACGACATCCAATAA
- a CDS encoding ABC transporter substrate-binding protein gives MKRLLASSIAVALFAAAAVATTSAGAQTLNIGFADPLSSLDPQLNNHAGDRSVDVHFWDLLVENKWNKLQPGLALSWKTLDPKTWEFKLRPGVKWHDGQPFTADDVIFSYQRARSVPGSVATFAGYLRTVESVTAKDPLTLIIKTNIPNPDLPLNLASVHIVSKHVGEKSATEDYNAGRAVVGTGPYKFVSYVPGDRVVMARNDNYWGGKQPWEKVNYRYINNAAARTANLLSGEVDVIDKVSVADLARLRQSPSVHVFAYPGLRVMLLQPSFRKGPNEYITGNDGKPLANNPLLDVRVRQALSLAIDRKAIVDRILQGAATVANQWMPADTYGYNPDVKNIAYDPAQAKKLLADAGFPQGFNLVMHVPNDRYPQGPETAQAVAQFWSRIGVKTKVEVVPWSVYSGRANKNDYAMSMLAWGNGTGEASYALVNVLATVDTKKGLGASNWGHYSNPAVDNALNASTEEFNVEKRAAILRHSVKLVSDDVGVLPLFHYQNVWAAKKGLKVAPMTSDRTAAQMVTKDGK, from the coding sequence GTGAAACGCCTCCTCGCTTCGTCGATTGCCGTTGCCCTGTTTGCTGCTGCCGCAGTTGCCACCACCTCTGCAGGTGCGCAGACGCTCAACATCGGCTTTGCCGATCCGCTGTCGTCGCTCGACCCGCAACTGAACAACCATGCCGGCGACCGCTCCGTCGACGTGCATTTCTGGGATCTGCTGGTCGAGAACAAGTGGAACAAGCTGCAGCCCGGCCTGGCGCTGTCATGGAAGACGCTGGACCCCAAGACGTGGGAGTTCAAGCTGCGCCCCGGCGTGAAGTGGCACGACGGTCAACCCTTTACGGCGGATGACGTCATCTTCTCGTACCAGCGCGCGCGCAGCGTGCCGGGCAGCGTGGCGACCTTCGCGGGCTACCTGCGCACGGTGGAATCCGTCACAGCCAAAGACCCGCTCACGCTGATCATCAAGACGAATATCCCGAACCCAGACCTGCCGCTGAACCTGGCATCCGTGCACATCGTCAGCAAGCACGTGGGGGAAAAGTCCGCCACCGAGGACTACAACGCTGGCCGCGCCGTGGTGGGCACCGGCCCGTACAAGTTCGTCTCGTACGTGCCGGGCGACCGCGTGGTCATGGCGCGCAACGACAACTACTGGGGTGGCAAGCAGCCTTGGGAAAAGGTCAACTACCGCTACATCAACAACGCCGCCGCGCGCACGGCCAACCTGCTCTCGGGCGAGGTGGATGTGATTGACAAGGTGTCGGTGGCTGACCTCGCTCGACTGCGCCAATCGCCCAGCGTGCACGTGTTCGCCTACCCCGGCCTGCGCGTGATGCTGCTGCAGCCGAGCTTCCGCAAGGGACCGAACGAATACATCACCGGCAACGACGGCAAGCCGCTCGCCAACAATCCGCTGCTGGATGTGCGTGTGCGCCAGGCGCTGTCACTCGCCATTGACCGTAAGGCCATCGTCGATCGCATCCTGCAAGGCGCCGCCACCGTCGCCAACCAGTGGATGCCTGCCGACACGTACGGCTACAACCCCGACGTGAAGAACATTGCCTACGACCCGGCACAAGCGAAGAAACTGCTGGCCGATGCGGGCTTTCCGCAGGGCTTCAACCTGGTGATGCATGTGCCGAACGATCGCTACCCGCAAGGCCCGGAAACGGCGCAGGCGGTGGCGCAGTTCTGGTCGCGCATCGGCGTGAAGACCAAGGTGGAGGTGGTGCCCTGGTCGGTCTACTCGGGCCGTGCCAACAAGAACGACTATGCGATGAGCATGCTGGCATGGGGCAACGGCACGGGTGAGGCGAGCTACGCGCTGGTCAACGTGCTGGCCACGGTGGATACCAAGAAGGGCCTGGGTGCATCGAACTGGGGCCACTACAGCAACCCGGCCGTGGACAACGCGCTGAACGCCTCCACCGAGGAGTTCAACGTCGAGAAGCGCGCGGCCATCCTGCGTCACTCGGTCAAGCTGGTGTCGGATGACGTGGGCGTGCTGCCGCTGTTCCACTACCAGAACGTATGGGCCGCCAAGAAGGGCCTGAAGGTGGCCCCGATGACCAGCGACCGCACCGCCGCGCAGATGGTCACCAAGGACGGCAAGTAA